The following proteins come from a genomic window of Geothrix edaphica:
- a CDS encoding TIGR00282 family metallophosphoesterase — MKILALGDVVGEPGRRLVEAFVPVLRRETGADLVVVNGENAAHGHGITDTIAREWFDRFGVDVITTGNHAFDVKGIEAYFRQEPRILRPANHPPDTPGNGWVKLHTPSGAEVLVINLMGRVHMPACDCPFRGVDAILQKERADLVIVDMHAEATSEAQAMGYHLEGRAAAVLGTHTHVPTLDAKVLPGGTAYVTDIGMTGPYGGVIGMKKEASIGRFLRVQRPKYEVAEGDLQLHAVLVTTEGRKATGIERILRRL, encoded by the coding sequence ATGAAGATCCTGGCGCTGGGCGATGTGGTGGGGGAACCGGGACGCCGGCTGGTGGAGGCCTTCGTGCCTGTCCTGCGGCGGGAGACCGGGGCCGATCTGGTGGTGGTGAACGGCGAGAATGCCGCGCATGGCCATGGCATCACCGACACCATCGCCCGGGAGTGGTTCGACCGCTTCGGCGTGGACGTCATCACCACGGGCAACCATGCCTTCGATGTGAAGGGTATCGAGGCCTACTTCCGCCAGGAACCTCGCATCCTCCGGCCCGCCAACCATCCGCCCGACACGCCCGGCAACGGCTGGGTGAAGCTGCACACGCCCTCCGGCGCCGAGGTCCTCGTCATTAACCTCATGGGCCGGGTGCACATGCCCGCCTGTGACTGCCCCTTCCGGGGGGTGGATGCCATCCTCCAGAAGGAACGCGCCGACCTGGTCATCGTGGACATGCATGCTGAGGCCACCAGCGAGGCCCAGGCCATGGGCTACCACCTGGAGGGCCGGGCCGCGGCCGTCCTGGGCACCCACACCCACGTGCCCACTTTGGATGCCAAGGTGCTGCCCGGAGGAACCGCCTACGTGACGGACATCGGCATGACCGGGCCCTATGGGGGCGTCATCGGCATGAAGAAGGAGGCTAGCATCGGTCGCTTCCTCAGGGTCCAGCGCCCGAAGTACGAAGTGGCCGAGGGCGACCTCCAGCTCCACGCCGTGCTGGTCACCACGGAAGGCCGCAAGGCGACCGGCATCGAGCGGATCCTCAGACGGCTCTGA
- the aqpZ gene encoding aquaporin Z, with amino-acid sequence MSKRLVAEFFGTLWLVLGGCGSAVLAAGFPGVGIGLHGVSVAFGLTVLTMAFAIGPISGCHLNPAVTLGLAVGGRFPYKDIAGYWVAQVLGAVAASLILYVIATGNGASIGGFASNGFGEHSPGKYGLGAAFLTEVVMTFFFLMVILGSTARKAAPGFAPIAIGLCLTLIHLISIPVTNTSVNPARSTGPALFVGGWALGQLWLFWVAPLLGAALAGWLFPKLED; translated from the coding sequence GTGAGCAAGCGGCTTGTGGCGGAATTCTTTGGAACCCTCTGGCTGGTCTTGGGAGGGTGCGGGAGCGCGGTGCTGGCCGCCGGCTTCCCGGGCGTGGGCATCGGCCTGCACGGTGTCAGCGTGGCCTTCGGCCTCACGGTGCTGACCATGGCCTTTGCCATCGGGCCCATCTCCGGGTGCCATCTGAACCCGGCCGTGACCCTGGGCCTGGCGGTGGGCGGGCGCTTCCCCTACAAGGACATCGCCGGCTACTGGGTCGCCCAGGTACTCGGGGCCGTGGCCGCGTCCCTGATCCTCTATGTCATCGCCACGGGCAACGGCGCCTCCATCGGCGGCTTCGCCAGCAATGGCTTCGGAGAGCACTCCCCCGGAAAGTACGGGCTGGGCGCGGCCTTCCTGACCGAAGTCGTGATGACCTTCTTCTTTCTCATGGTGATCCTGGGCAGCACCGCCCGGAAGGCGGCCCCGGGCTTCGCGCCCATCGCCATCGGCCTCTGCCTCACCCTGATCCATCTCATCAGCATCCCGGTGACGAACACCTCGGTGAACCCCGCCCGCAGCACGGGGCCTGCCTTGTTCGTGGGCGGCTGGGCCCTCGGCCAGCTCTGGCTCTTCTGGGTGGCGCCCCTCCTCGGTGCGGCCCTGGCGGGCTGGCTGTTCCCGAAGCTGGAGGACTAA